The following nucleotide sequence is from Nitrospira sp..
GGGTGGCATTCGGACATCGACGGTTATCGATCCTCGATCTCTCCTCGCTGGGGCATCAACCCATGGAGTCCGCCTGTGGCCGCTATGTGACAACCTTTAACGGGGAGATCTACAACTTTAGAGCGTTACGCCAGGAGCTAGAAGGGTGGGGACATCGCTTCCGAGGGCACTCGGATACCGAGGTGATGCTGGCGGCGTTGTCGCAGTGGGGCGTGGAGTCAGCCGTTCGGCGCCTTAACGGCATGTTTGCCATTGCCCTGTGGGACCGGGAGACCAGGCTCCTCCATCTCGTACGTGATCGGATGGGCGAAAAGCCGCTATATTATGGGTGGATGGGGAAGCATTTCGTGTTTGCGTCGGAGCTCAAAGCGATCCGCACCCATCCGCAATTCGACCGAGCCATCGACCGTGGCGCCGTGGCCCTCTTCCTCCGGCACAACTATATTCCAGCTCCTTATTCCATCTATACGGGCATCGCCAAGCTGCCCGCTGGGAGCATCGCGACGATCGCACCGGATCCGGCTGTCGCGCCCCATGTCCGACCCTATTGGACGGTCCGTGGGGCGGCAGCGCAGGGCCAATCGCATCCCTTCCGAGGCACGGAAGAAGAGGCGATCGAGACGTTGGACGATCTGCTCAGGGATGCGGTTAAGATACGGATGGAGTCGGATGTGCCTCTGGGAGCCTTTCTGTCCGGGGGGATCGATTCTTCGACCGTGGTGGCCTTGATGCAAGCGCAAAGCAGCCGCCCGGTTCAAACGTTTTCGATCGGGTTTCATGAAGCGGAGTACAACGAGGCCCACCATGCGAAGGCGGTGGCGGAGCATCTGCGCACGGCCCATACGGAGTTGTATGTCTCACCGGCGGAGGCGATGAACGTCATCCCGAAGCTCCCGGCCTTGTACGATGAACCCTTCGCCGATGCCTCGCAAATTCCGACCTACCTTGTCTGTGAGCTGACCAGACGTCATGTCACCGTGGCGCTCTCGGGAGATGCCGGGGACGAACTGTTCGCCGGCTACAACCAATATCGGTGGGCGTTGCGTTTCTGGAGCCATGTGTCGGAGGTGCCGTCGGTGCTCCGGACCCTCCTCGCCAACGGTGTTACCGGCCTTGATCCGGAATCGTGGGAGAGGGGGCTGCGGTTGGTCGGCCCGCTGTTGCCCGCTCGGTTTCGACGGCGAGGCAACGGACATACACTGCACACGCTTGCCGAGATGGCGCGAGCCGACTCACCCGAAACGATGTATCGAACGATCGTCTCGCATTGGCACGATCCAGCCTCGCTGGTGATCGGGGCGGCGGAACCGCGCACGGCATTGACGGATCGGGATCAGTGGGGAGATATCCCCGACGTCATTCAGAAGCTGATGTATGTCGACATGATGATGTATCTCCCGGACGACATTCTCGTCAAAGTCGACCGAGCCAGCATGGCCGTGAGCTTGGAGGCTCGAGTGCCATTTTTGGATCACCGCCTCGTGGAGTTTGCCTGGCAACTGCCGGTGCAGATGAAGCTCCGTCAGGGGCAGGGAAAGTGGATTTTGCGGCGAGTGCTGGATCGGTACGTGCCGGCTGCGCTGTTGGACCGTCCGAAGATGGGGTTCGGTGTGCCGATCGACAGCTGGCTGCGTGGTCCCATGAAGGAATGGGCCGAGACGCTGCTGGAGGAAAAGCGGCTTCGAGACCAGGGATTTCTTGAGCCCGGCCCCATCAAGCGAAAATGGGAGGAACACTGTTCCGGCTCCTACAACTGGAAAGGACAGCTTTGGGTCGTGCTGATGTTTCAGGCCTGGTTGGACCATGTGCAAAACGATGCGCCGATGGTCGCAGAACGATGAGTGCCCCCTGTAAGGAATGACTCGACATGCTTCCCACCGCACAAGATTTATTTCTCACGCCCGCGACCACTCCGACAGACAGCCAGGCGACCCGAGATCGCCTGGAAGAGCAGTTCTTCTATTCCATCGAATTGAGCAACGGGACTCACAAGAGAACCTGGGCCGGTCGGTTGGACGATGTGGACCAAAGGGTGGTGGCGGCGTTCCGGAAACTCGGCATCGCTCCGACGACGTTTATGGATGTCGCGGTCTCATCGGGTGTGTCGACGGTCTCCTGGTTCGACGCCTTGCGGCAGGCGGGACTTCGTCCGCGCATGGCCGCGACCGACCTGACGATGACCGCCTATCTGATTCGATTGCGTTCCTGGTTGCATGTCCTTGTCGACAAGCAGGGGTTTCCGCTGCAATACGACGTGTGTGGCTATGTCTGGCGTCCCCGCTGCCGACTCAGATACTACCCCTTGGGAAACGGCCTGCTCACGCTGCTTTGGGATCGCTTGTACCGCGAGGTGGCCGGGCGGCATGACCTCCTGGGCCGATTGAAATCCCTCGGGAGTCAGCCGCCGGCAGCCGACGACCCGTTGATCAAGGCAGAGATCAAATTGGTTACCCATCGGCTCCGAAACAATCGCGACATCGAACTGCTGGACGACGATATCCTAGCGCCGAATCCCTTGTCGCTAAGGCGCCGGTTTGACGTCATCCGAGCCGCCAACATTCTCAATCGCAGTTATTTTCCGGCGGAACAGTTGCGAGTAGCGATCAGCAATCTCCGTGAGCGCCTGACCGGAGCCGGCGCCTGTCTATTGATTGTTCGAACCGATGAAAGCTCGACCAATAATGGGAGCCTCTTCTCGTTGAGTCCCGATGAAACCTTTTCGGTGGTGGAGCGAATGGGGAAGGGATCGGAAGTCGAAGACATCGTATTGAGTCTGTGACCGGGAATCGTCGGCTTTCTGGACAGGCGACGGCAGGACAAGGGGCAAGTGGTATGAACGGACAGCGCGGAACCATGGTGGTGAGTCTGGATCTCGAGCTCTGCTGGGGACGGTTCGACAAGGTTCCCGTTTCCGCCTTGGAGGCGGATGCCCAAGAGGAGCGGGTTCAAATCAGGCGGTTGTTGGCGTTGCTTGACCGGTACGAGATTCCCGCCACGTGGGCGATGGTAGGCCATTTGATGTTGCCCGGCTGTTCGCGCAAGGCCGGTGCGGCGCATGCCGACGTGATGCCGCGTCCCGCCTATTCGTGGTTCCCCAAGGACTGGTACGTCCACGATCCCTGCACCCCGGCCGGGCACGCACCAGGGTGGTATGCCCCCGACATCCTCGCCTGGATCCGGGGGATGAAGGTGCGGCATGAAATCGCGTCCCATTCCTTCGCGCACATCTATTACGGCGATCCGGAATGCAGCGCCGCGGCGGCACGAGCCGATCTGAGCGCAGCCGTGGCGGCGGCTGCAGACCAATCGGTCTCGCTCAAGAGTTTTGTGTTCCCTCGCAATCAGGTGGGGCATCTCGAGGTGCTGCGTGAGCAGGGGATTCGCACCTATCGCGGCGCAGATCCCACGCGGTTTCGCACCTTCAAGGGTATGCTGTACAAGACATTGAGCTTTCTCGATCAATTGCTGGGCCTGCCTCCCAAGGCCGTGCGACCGGAGGAAGTGATGCCGGGGCTCTGGAATATTCCAGGCAATCACTTCTACATGGCCCGTAACGGCATCCGGAAGCTGATCCCGATCGCCAGTCGCGTGTGGAAGGGCAAACAGGGGATCAGGCAGGCCGTCAAGACCGGCGGCGTCTATCACCTGTGGTTTCATCCGTTCAATTTGAATGCGGATGCCGATGCCATGCTGTCCGGCCTTGAGCGACTCTTTGCCTATGCCGACCGGCTGCGGGCGCAGGGTGTGCTCGAGATCGCGACCATGGATGAGTACGCAGCTCGACTGGCGGCGACGGACTTCGCCTAGTGCTCTCGGTTCCTCTCCAAATCGACGTTCGACTCTTAAGGGGCGCGATGGTTTCCATCAAAATCGTGCATGTCACCACGGTGCCGCAGTCTCTCTTTTTTCTCCGGGGACAGGTCGGCTACATGAAGGAACGCGGTTTTGACATTCACGGCCTGTCATCGCCTGGTGAGTTCTTGACGAGGTTCGCCGAGCAAGAACAGGTGCCGGTCTATCCGGTGGAGATGCCGCGGCGTATCACTCCTTTGCGGGATCTCGTTGCGGTGGCCGGAATTTGGAGAGTGCTGCGGACCATTCGGCCTCAGATCGTTCATGCCCATACACCGAAGGGCGGCGTACTGGGGATGGTCGCGGCCTGGCTGGCTCGCACTCCCGTGCGCATGTATCACATGCGCGGCTTGCCCTTTACGACCGCATCCGGCTGGAAGCGGATGCTGCTGATCTGGAGCGAACGGATCTCCTGCGGTCTTGCCCATCAGGTGTTCTGTGTGAGTGCGTCGATTCGTCAGGTAGCCTTGGAGACCGGGCTCTGTCGGCCGGCCAAGATCGCCGTCTTGGCGCGAGGGAGCGGGAACGGAGTCGATGCGACCCAGCGTTTCAACGGTACGCAGGTGGCGTCGCTACGAGAGGAGACGAGAAAGCGGTACGGCATTCCGGCCGACGCGCTGGTCGTAGGGTTCATCGGCCGCATCGTGCGCAACAAGGGCATCGTCGAATTGGCCGGAGCCTGGACGCGACTGCGGGAAGCGTTCCCGCAACTCCATCTGTTACTCGTCGGACCCTACGAACCGCAAGATCCCATCCCTCCCGAGGTCGACGCCGGGTTGCGTCAGGATCCACGGGTGCACCTCATCGGCGAAGAATGGAATACCCCGCCCTTGTACGCCGCCATGGATGTCCTGGCGTTGCCGACCTACCGCGAAGGGTTTCCGAATGTGTTGTTGGAGGCGGCCGGAATGATGGTCCCGGTCGTGGCGACTCGCGTGCCGGGCTGCGTGGACGCGGTGCAGGACGGGGTCACCGGGCAGTTGGTGCCACCCTTCGATCCTGAGCGGCTGGCGGCGGCTCTCAAGGCTTATCTCGCCGATCCCGAGCTGCGCCGTCGACATGGCGCGGCGGCTCGCGAGTGGGTCCTGCATGAATTCCGTCCGCAGGGCATCTGGCAGGCCCTGCATGACGCCTATGTGCACTGTTTGCGAGGCAAGGGATTGCTTTCGGCGGATCAGTCGGAAAACGAAGGAACTCAATCGGTTCCGCCGGGGGTGCCCGCAGAAACGCGCGCCTCCGGTGCAGGGAATCGATAAGGGAACTGCGATGGACGCGGCAGACGTGGGCAAAGCAAGTGGAATGGGATCGACTGCGGCGGTAGCGCCGGCGCGGCGGCGCATTTCCAGGCTGGCGCTGGTCGTGGGGCTGTTATTGACCGCGCTGGTGGGGGGCGCGCTGCTCGAAATCGTGTCTTATCTCTATTTGCGCATGGCGGAGGGCTACGACGGCGAGCACCTGATGATGCACCAATTCGACGATTACAAGAACATTCACCCGACGCCGCACTATCAGGACACTCGGGGCGTGATGCACAACGCCCAGGGTTTTCGCCGCGCCGAGGACGTGCCGATGGAGAAACCGGCCGGCACGTACCGCATTTTCCTGATGGGCGGATCGACCGCCTACGGGCTCGGGTCCTTGTCCCCGCAAGGCCATCAGAAGTATCCCGTGCTGAAGAACAGCGAAACGATCGACCACTATCTGGAGGGCTACCTGAAGGACCTGCTGCCCTCTCGTCGCATCGAGGTGATCAACGCGGCCATTCCTAGCCACTCCAGCCACCATCATCTTATCTATCTGAATCAGACGATCCTGAAATACCATCCCGACATGGTGGTGTTCATCGACGGCTACAACGACTATTACCCGTGGGAGCGCGGGTACGATCAATTCCGCGACTACCCCTATCGGCAATGGTCCCATCTCTATCTCGACGAACCGTCGCTCAAGGCGTGGGCCGGATACACGGGCTTTTGGCTCTATCGGAAGAGTCACTTCGTGTACCTGGCCGGAAAAAAACTGCGTCCGCTCTGGTGGGCCATTCAGAACCTGCGTCCGCAGCCGCGACGTGAACTCAACGTGGAGGAGGCGCTGCGAAATCTCGAGGTCAATGCGGAAGGCAACTTCCTTCGCATGGTGGAACGAGACGCCCTCATCCTCAATCACGAGGGCATCGTTCCGGTCTTTACGTTGCAACCGGATCTCTTGTTCGAACAGCGAAAGGTGCTGACGGACTTCGAACAGCGATTGTCGGCGGAAGTCGATCAGGCGCAGCCGATCAACTACCGGCAATTCAAGAATCGAGCGCGCCCCTTCGTGACCGCCAAGCTGCAGCAGGTCACAGCGGCACAGGACGCGCCGTTCATCGACATGACGGACATCCTCGGCGAGATCAAGGACGATGCCTTTACGGACGATTGCCACCTGACGCCGACGGCGAACGAGACAGTGGCGCGGTACATCGGGCATCGCATCGCGCCGCTCATTACCGCCTCGATCGAGCGAAAGGAAAAGGGGAGCCGAGCCTCGTGATGGTTGATCGGTGGGATAAATGGGTGCTGGACTTGACCCTCATCCTCCTGGCTGCGCCGATTGCCTTGCCGCTTCTGGCAGCACTTGCGCTGGCGACATGGGCTATTCAGGGCTCGCCCGTGTTGTTCCGCCAGCAGAGGCCAGGCCTCCACGGAAAACCCTTCACTATCTATAAGTTCCGCACCATGCGTCAGCTCCCTCCCGGGGTCGCAGCCGACGCGAAATCGGACGGGCAGCGGCTGACAAGGTTCGGGAAGCTGCTCCGGAGCACGAGTCTCGATGAACTGCCAGAATTGATCAACGTCCTCAAGGGCGACATGAGCCTCGTCGGTCCGCGGCCCCTGCTCATGCAATACCTCGACCGTTATACCCCGGAGCAACAACATCGGCATGATGTCTTACCGGGGATCACAGGGTGGGCCCAAATCAACGGCCGGAACGCACTCACCTGGGAACAGAAGTTCGACCTCGATCTCTGGTATGTCGCGCATCATTCGTTCTGGGTCGACGTGAAGATCCTGGCTCTGACGTTGTGGAAAGTCATCCGTCGCGAGGGGATCCAGCACCCCGGTCAAGTGATCATGGAAGAGTTCAAAGGCTATCGCAATTGACGGCCGTCTCCCGCTAATCGCTCACAACCCGACAGGCGCCCGAAAGCCCGCAGCGACCGTATGGATGGGCGTCGCCATGCCAGGGGATCCGCACTGCGGCGTGCGCCGCTGACTGCTTGATCCATCGCAGTTCTGTGTACACCGGTTCCGTCGTCGGCCACCCGATATTTTTGGCAAAGGAAGGTCCCTATGAAAACTCACTCGTTCGGCGATGCGGTTGAAGTATTCGCGACCAGCCCCCAGTCTGCGGAAAGCACTACGGATGCGTATGTGAAGGAAGTCATCGACGTGGCGCAATGGAGCGAGCAGGAAGGATGCACGGGCACGCTCGTCTATACCGACAATCGGCTGGCTGATCCCTGGCTGGTCGCGCAGATCATTCTGCAGAACACGAAGACCCTCTGTCCGCTCGTGGCAGTGCAACCTCTCTACATGCATCCCTATGCGGTGGCCAAGATGGTCAGCACCCTGGCCTTCCTGCATGGGCGACGGGTGTATCTGAACATGGTCGCCGGTGGGTTCGCGTACGATCTCAAGACGCTCAAGGACGCGACACCTCATGATAAGCGGTATGATCGATTGCGTGAGTACACGCACGTCATCAAGGCCCTGCTCTCCGGAGGCACGGTCACGTTCCAGGGCGAGTATTATGCGGTGGACAATCTCCGCCTGACCCCTGCCTTGCCGCCGGAGCTGTTTCCTGGAATTTTCCTGTCGGGTTCATCCGAAGCGGGGCTCGATTGCTGCCGCGCCTTGGGTGCCACCGCCATCAAATATCCGAAGGCGCCGAACGAAGAGATGAATGCGCTCGACGGGCTTGAGAAGGCCGGGATCAGAATCGGTGTCATCGCGCGACCCGAAGAAGACGTGGCCTGGAACGTGGCCTACAAACGGTTTCCGGAAGACCGAAAAGGGCAGTTAGCCCACCAATTGACGATGAAGGTATCGGATTCCACCTGGCACAAGCAGTTGTCCGAGTTGGCGGAGAGCAAGACGGTCGACCGCAATCCCTACTGGCTGGTGCCCTTCCAGAACTACAAGACCTTCTGTCCCTATCTCGTGGGCGGCTATGAGACCGTGGCACGGGAGATCGCTCGGTATATCGGCGCGGGGTACCGGAGTTTCATCCTGGATATTCCGCCCGACAAGGAGGAACTGCGGCACACAGGTATTGCGTTTCAACAGGCCTGGACTCTCGCTGAAAAGGGGTGACCATATGGAGATACAGCAACCGATAGGCGGCCCCCTGAGGGGGTTTCTGGAATCCACGCGGAGAGTCGGATCGAGGCCGGCCCTCTTCGTCGACGGCAAGGTGCACTCCTACGAGGACCTGGGCCGCTTGGCCGGAAACATCGCGACGACGATTCGCAAGACCTCTCCCCCTTCCATGCCGCTCGTGGCGTTGCTGGCTCACCGGAGTCTCACAGCCTATGCGGGGGTGTTGGGGATCCTGGGTGCGGGCAAGGGCTACGTGCCGCTCAATCCCAAGCTGCCGACCGAACGGCTCTTGCGGATCTTGACGTTGGCCGGCCCCGATACCCTCGTTGTCGGCAAGGAGGTGAAAAAACATCTGGAACTGCTGCTCCCGAAGCTACCCCAACGGACCAGCATCATCTGTCCGGACTTGGAGGACCTCGAGAGCGTGAGCCTGGCGCATCCTCAACACCAGTTCGTGGTCGGAAGCGCCATGGCGGAGGGGAGCCTTACCGACGGGTCGTCACGGGAGGGAAACGACCCGATTGCGTACCTGCTGTTTACGTCGGGAAGCACCGGTGATCCTAAGGGGGTACCGGTTCGGCAGAGCAACCTGGCGGCCTACGTCGGGTACATTGCCGATCGGTATGGAGTCACGGAGGAAGATCGCTTCTCGCAGATGTTCGAGATGAGCTTTGATTTGAGCGTCCATGACATGTTTGTCTGTTGGGAACGGGGCGCCTGCCTCTATGCCATGCCGGACCATACCGTCATGGCGCCATCCAAGTTCATTCGAGACCATGGGATCACGATGTGGTTTTCCGTCCCGTCGGTGATCGGGGTCATGGATAAACTCGGGATGCTGAAGCCTGGGGCGTTCCCGACGTTGCGCGGAAGCCTGTTTTGCGGAGAGCCGTTGTTGAGCCGGCACGCACAGGCCTGGCAGGAGGCGGCGCCGAATTCCTTCGTTGAAAATCTCTATGGGCCGACGGAGGCGACCATCGCCATCACGCACTATCGCTGGACTCCCGCCACGTCGCCGGCTCTAAGCAAAGCGGGGATTACGCCCATCGGCCAGGCCTTTCTCGGCCAGGCCACCTGTGTGGTCGATGCCGAGCTCCGGTCGGTGGCGGCAGGGGAGAACGGCGAGCTCTGTCTCTCCGGATCCCAGGTTACACAAGGATATTGGAACAATCCCGAACAGACCAGGAAGCAGTTCGTAACCCTGCCCGACAGGGGCGATCAAGTCTGGTATCGAACGGGTGATCTGGTCATGGAAGATCAGGACG
It contains:
- a CDS encoding amino acid adenylation domain-containing protein, with product MEIQQPIGGPLRGFLESTRRVGSRPALFVDGKVHSYEDLGRLAGNIATTIRKTSPPSMPLVALLAHRSLTAYAGVLGILGAGKGYVPLNPKLPTERLLRILTLAGPDTLVVGKEVKKHLELLLPKLPQRTSIICPDLEDLESVSLAHPQHQFVVGSAMAEGSLTDGSSREGNDPIAYLLFTSGSTGDPKGVPVRQSNLAAYVGYIADRYGVTEEDRFSQMFEMSFDLSVHDMFVCWERGACLYAMPDHTVMAPSKFIRDHGITMWFSVPSVIGVMDKLGMLKPGAFPTLRGSLFCGEPLLSRHAQAWQEAAPNSFVENLYGPTEATIAITHYRWTPATSPALSKAGITPIGQAFLGQATCVVDAELRSVAAGENGELCLSGSQVTQGYWNNPEQTRKQFVTLPDRGDQVWYRTGDLVMEDQDGCLQYLGRIDHQVKIRGHRVELPEVEFTLREASGSQQVAALAWPVKEGLAEGIVAFVAGGAEGEAGAILQHCRRVLPDYMVPSQIRFLEHLPLNVHGKTDRLKLRELLKEEPR
- a CDS encoding polysaccharide deacetylase family protein; the encoded protein is MNGQRGTMVVSLDLELCWGRFDKVPVSALEADAQEERVQIRRLLALLDRYEIPATWAMVGHLMLPGCSRKAGAAHADVMPRPAYSWFPKDWYVHDPCTPAGHAPGWYAPDILAWIRGMKVRHEIASHSFAHIYYGDPECSAAAARADLSAAVAAAADQSVSLKSFVFPRNQVGHLEVLREQGIRTYRGADPTRFRTFKGMLYKTLSFLDQLLGLPPKAVRPEEVMPGLWNIPGNHFYMARNGIRKLIPIASRVWKGKQGIRQAVKTGGVYHLWFHPFNLNADADAMLSGLERLFAYADRLRAQGVLEIATMDEYAARLAATDFA
- a CDS encoding sugar transferase, with product MVDRWDKWVLDLTLILLAAPIALPLLAALALATWAIQGSPVLFRQQRPGLHGKPFTIYKFRTMRQLPPGVAADAKSDGQRLTRFGKLLRSTSLDELPELINVLKGDMSLVGPRPLLMQYLDRYTPEQQHRHDVLPGITGWAQINGRNALTWEQKFDLDLWYVAHHSFWVDVKILALTLWKVIRREGIQHPGQVIMEEFKGYRN
- a CDS encoding SGNH/GDSL hydrolase family protein; protein product: MDAADVGKASGMGSTAAVAPARRRISRLALVVGLLLTALVGGALLEIVSYLYLRMAEGYDGEHLMMHQFDDYKNIHPTPHYQDTRGVMHNAQGFRRAEDVPMEKPAGTYRIFLMGGSTAYGLGSLSPQGHQKYPVLKNSETIDHYLEGYLKDLLPSRRIEVINAAIPSHSSHHHLIYLNQTILKYHPDMVVFIDGYNDYYPWERGYDQFRDYPYRQWSHLYLDEPSLKAWAGYTGFWLYRKSHFVYLAGKKLRPLWWAIQNLRPQPRRELNVEEALRNLEVNAEGNFLRMVERDALILNHEGIVPVFTLQPDLLFEQRKVLTDFEQRLSAEVDQAQPINYRQFKNRARPFVTAKLQQVTAAQDAPFIDMTDILGEIKDDAFTDDCHLTPTANETVARYIGHRIAPLITASIERKEKGSRAS
- a CDS encoding LLM class flavin-dependent oxidoreductase, whose protein sequence is MKTHSFGDAVEVFATSPQSAESTTDAYVKEVIDVAQWSEQEGCTGTLVYTDNRLADPWLVAQIILQNTKTLCPLVAVQPLYMHPYAVAKMVSTLAFLHGRRVYLNMVAGGFAYDLKTLKDATPHDKRYDRLREYTHVIKALLSGGTVTFQGEYYAVDNLRLTPALPPELFPGIFLSGSSEAGLDCCRALGATAIKYPKAPNEEMNALDGLEKAGIRIGVIARPEEDVAWNVAYKRFPEDRKGQLAHQLTMKVSDSTWHKQLSELAESKTVDRNPYWLVPFQNYKTFCPYLVGGYETVAREIARYIGAGYRSFILDIPPDKEELRHTGIAFQQAWTLAEKG
- the asnB gene encoding asparagine synthase (glutamine-hydrolyzing), which gives rise to MCGISGYINAARNQDERELTLTVLRMASTLHHRGPDDVGTWVDPVAGVAFGHRRLSILDLSSLGHQPMESACGRYVTTFNGEIYNFRALRQELEGWGHRFRGHSDTEVMLAALSQWGVESAVRRLNGMFAIALWDRETRLLHLVRDRMGEKPLYYGWMGKHFVFASELKAIRTHPQFDRAIDRGAVALFLRHNYIPAPYSIYTGIAKLPAGSIATIAPDPAVAPHVRPYWTVRGAAAQGQSHPFRGTEEEAIETLDDLLRDAVKIRMESDVPLGAFLSGGIDSSTVVALMQAQSSRPVQTFSIGFHEAEYNEAHHAKAVAEHLRTAHTELYVSPAEAMNVIPKLPALYDEPFADASQIPTYLVCELTRRHVTVALSGDAGDELFAGYNQYRWALRFWSHVSEVPSVLRTLLANGVTGLDPESWERGLRLVGPLLPARFRRRGNGHTLHTLAEMARADSPETMYRTIVSHWHDPASLVIGAAEPRTALTDRDQWGDIPDVIQKLMYVDMMMYLPDDILVKVDRASMAVSLEARVPFLDHRLVEFAWQLPVQMKLRQGQGKWILRRVLDRYVPAALLDRPKMGFGVPIDSWLRGPMKEWAETLLEEKRLRDQGFLEPGPIKRKWEEHCSGSYNWKGQLWVVLMFQAWLDHVQNDAPMVAER
- a CDS encoding glycosyltransferase family 4 protein, whose protein sequence is MVSIKIVHVTTVPQSLFFLRGQVGYMKERGFDIHGLSSPGEFLTRFAEQEQVPVYPVEMPRRITPLRDLVAVAGIWRVLRTIRPQIVHAHTPKGGVLGMVAAWLARTPVRMYHMRGLPFTTASGWKRMLLIWSERISCGLAHQVFCVSASIRQVALETGLCRPAKIAVLARGSGNGVDATQRFNGTQVASLREETRKRYGIPADALVVGFIGRIVRNKGIVELAGAWTRLREAFPQLHLLLVGPYEPQDPIPPEVDAGLRQDPRVHLIGEEWNTPPLYAAMDVLALPTYREGFPNVLLEAAGMMVPVVATRVPGCVDAVQDGVTGQLVPPFDPERLAAALKAYLADPELRRRHGAAAREWVLHEFRPQGIWQALHDAYVHCLRGKGLLSADQSENEGTQSVPPGVPAETRASGAGNR